The Lepisosteus oculatus isolate fLepOcu1 chromosome 4, fLepOcu1.hap2, whole genome shotgun sequence genome window below encodes:
- the pdzrn3b gene encoding E3 ubiquitin-protein ligase PDZRN3-B isoform X5 has product MGCSLCTLQKQEEQYKLLYEVCQVNGKDLSKATHEQAVEAFKMAKEPIVVQVLRRAPRTKVLNATQESQLADMSTQTDITFEHIMALAKLPPPSTPVGVLEQYLLPEGHSPGHEYYDPNDFLEGMHQEMEREELEYEEVDLYRLNSQDKLGLTLCYRTDDEDDTGIYVSEIDPNSIAAKDGRIREGDRIIQINGIEVRNREEAVALLTSEESKNVSLLVARPEIQLDEGWMDDDRNDFLDDLHMDMLEQQHHQAMQFTASMLQQKKHEEDGGTTDTATILSNQHEKDSGVGRTDESTRNDESSEQENMGDDQTTSSNTLGSHKKLTYSHDTLGSGDMQFSNESFISADCTDADFLGIPADECERFRELLELKCQVKSANQYSLYYSTSTTDVNKSDQESVDKELEMLNEELRNIELECLNIVRAHKMQQLKEQYRESWMLHNSGFRNYNTSIDVRRHELSDITELPEKSDKDSSSAYNTGESCRSTPLTLEMSPDNSLRRTAESSQGSERVAVSMTGANSVAQKPLLSQVGGQELTSVKGRTSSKDSDSSKQSEGKDRKTAEVNKPSKSSSSCLTYPHSPYKHAHIPAHAQHYQSYMQLIQQKSAVEYAQSQMSLVSMCRDPSSQSTLEPKMEWKVKVRSDGTRYITKRPVRDKLLKERAMRIKEERSGMTTDDDTISEMKMGRYWSKEERKQHVVRAKEQRQRREFMKQSRLDCLREQGGGEDKKELNIIELSHKKMMKKRNKKIFDNWMTIQELLTHGTRSPDGTRVYNSLLSVTTV; this is encoded by the exons ATGGGATGCAGTCTGTGTACTCTTCAGAAGCAAGAGGAGCAATACAAACTGCTGTATGAAGTTTGTCAG gtcAATGGAAAAGATCTGTCCAAAGCCACCCATGAACAGGCAGTGGAAGCTTTCAAAATGGCCAAGGAGCCCATCGTGGTGCAGGTGCTTCGAAGAGCTCCACGCACAAAAGTTTTGAATGCCACCCAGGAGTCCCAGCTCGCAGACATGAGCACACAGACGGACATCACCTTCGAGCACATCATGGCCCTGGCAAAACTGCCACCTCCCAGCACACCTGTTGGTGTTCTTGAGCAGTACCTTTTGCCAGAAGG ACATTCCCCAGGACATGAATACTATGACCCAAATGACTTCTTGGAAGGCATGCACCAGGaaatggagagagaggagcttgAATATGAG GAAGTGGACTTGTACCGACTGAACAGTCAGGACAAACTTGGACTCACTCTTTGTTACAGAACTGATGATGAAGATGACACAGGGATCTATGTAAGCGAG atTGACCCCAACAGCATCGCTGCTAAAGATGGTCGAATCAGAGAGGGAGATCGTATTATCCAA ATCAATGGTATAGAGGTGCGGAACAGGGAGGAAGCAGTTGCTCTGCTGACCAGTGAAGAGAGTAAAAATGTGTCTCTTCTTGTGGCCAGGCCTGAAATTCAG CTGGATgaaggatggatggatgatgaCAGGAATGACTTTCTGGATGATTTACACATGGATATGCTGGAACAGCAGCACCACCAGGCCATGCAATTCACTGCCAGCATGCTTCAACAG AAAAAGCATGAGGAAGACGGTGGAACTACAGATACAGCGACAATTTTGTCCAACCAGCACGAGAAGGACAGTGGGGTGGGGCGCACCGACGAAAGTACACGCAACGATGAGAGCTCAGAGCAAGAGAACATGGGAGATGACCAGACCACGTCCTCCAATACCTTAGGGAGCCACAAGAAACTGACCTACAGCCATGACACTCTCGGTAGTGGGGACATGCAGTTCAGCAACGAATCCTTCATATCTGCAGACTGCACAGATGCAGACTTTCTGGGAATCCCTGCAGATGAGTGTGAGAGATTCCGTGAGCTTCTTGAGCTGAAATGTCAAGTGAAGAGCGCCAACCAGTACAGTCTTTACTACAGTACCAGTACAACAGATGTGAACAAAAGTGACCAAGAAAGTGTTGACAAGGAGCTGGAGATGCTGAATGAAGAGCTAAGAAACATTGAGCTGGAGTGCCTCAACATTGTGAGAGCTCACAAGATGCAGCAGCTGAAGGAGCAGTATCGAGAGTCCTGGATGCTACACAACAGCGGTTTCCGAAACTACAACACCAGCATCGACGTTCGCAGGCATGAGCTGTCGGATATAACAGAGCTGCCAGAGAAATCAGATAAGGATAGCTCAAGTGCCTACAATACTGGTGAGAGTTGCAGGAGCACACCTCTAACACTGGAGATGTCCCCTGACAACTCCCTGCGGAGAACAGCAGAGAGCAGCCAGGGCAGTGAGAGGGTGGCTGTCAGTATGACAGGGGCAAATAGTGTGGCTCAGAAGCCTTTGTTGTCCCAAGTGGGAGGTCAGGAGTTAACCTCTGTTAAAGGTCGCACTTCCTCCAAGGATTCAGACTCCAGCAAGCAATCAGAAGGAAAAGATAGGAAAACTGCGGAAGTCAATAAGCCTTCAAAAAGTTCTAGCTCCTGCTTAACCTACCCACACTCTCCTTACAAACATGCTCATATTCCAGCTCATGCCCAGCACTACCAGAGCTACATGCAGCTGATTCAGCAGAAGTCTGCCGTTGAGTATGCCCAGAGTCAAATGAGCCTTGTGAGCATGTGCAGAGACCCCAGCTCACAAAGCACACTGGAGCCCAAGATGGAGTGGAAAGTAAAGGTCAGGAGCGATGGCACACGCTACATTACCAAGAGACCCGTGAGGGACAAGCTCCTCAAGGAGCGGGCAATGAGGATAAAGGAGGAACGAAGCGGCATGACGACAGACGACGACACCATCAGCGAGATGAAGATGGGCCGCTACTGGAGCAAAGAGGAGAGGAAGCAGCACGTTGTGAGAGCGAAGGAGCAGAGGCAGAGGCGGGAGTTCATGAAGCAGAGCAGACTGGACTGTCTGAGGGAGCAAGGAGGTGGAGAGGACAAAAAAGAGTTGAACATCATCGAACTGAGCCAcaaaaaaatgatgaaaaagagaaacaagaaaatatttgacaACTGGATGACGATCCAAGAACTGCTAACTCATGGCACCAGATCCCCTGATGGAACAAGAGTGTACAATTCCCTTTTATCTGTAACCACTGTGTAG
- the pdzrn3b gene encoding E3 ubiquitin-protein ligase PDZRN3-B isoform X4 — translation MGCSLCTLQKQEEQYKLLYEVCQVTWSNWLLNVNGKDLSKATHEQAVEAFKMAKEPIVVQVLRRAPRTKVLNATQESQLADMSTQTDITFEHIMALAKLPPPSTPVGVLEQYLLPEGHSPGHEYYDPNDFLEGMHQEMEREELEYEEVDLYRLNSQDKLGLTLCYRTDDEDDTGIYVSEIDPNSIAAKDGRIREGDRIIQINGIEVRNREEAVALLTSEESKNVSLLVARPEIQLDEGWMDDDRNDFLDDLHMDMLEQQHHQAMQFTASMLQQKKHEEDGGTTDTATILSNQHEKDSGVGRTDESTRNDESSEQENMGDDQTTSSNTLGSHKKLTYSHDTLGSGDMQFSNESFISADCTDADFLGIPADECERFRELLELKCQVKSANQYSLYYSTSTTDVNKSDQESVDKELEMLNEELRNIELECLNIVRAHKMQQLKEQYRESWMLHNSGFRNYNTSIDVRRHELSDITELPEKSDKDSSSAYNTGESCRSTPLTLEMSPDNSLRRTAESSQGSERVAVSMTGANSVAQKPLLSQVGGQELTSVKGRTSSKDSDSSKQSEGKDRKTAEVNKPSKSSSSCLTYPHSPYKHAHIPAHAQHYQSYMQLIQQKSAVEYAQSQMSLVSMCRDPSSQSTLEPKMEWKVKVRSDGTRYITKRPVRDKLLKERAMRIKEERSGMTTDDDTISEMKMGRYWSKEERKQHVVRAKEQRQRREFMKQSRLDCLREQGGGEDKKELNIIELSHKKMMKKRNKKIFDNWMTIQELLTHGTRSPDGTRVYNSLLSVTTV, via the exons ATGGGATGCAGTCTGTGTACTCTTCAGAAGCAAGAGGAGCAATACAAACTGCTGTATGAAGTTTGTCAGGTAACTTGGAGTAACTGGCTCCTTAAT gtcAATGGAAAAGATCTGTCCAAAGCCACCCATGAACAGGCAGTGGAAGCTTTCAAAATGGCCAAGGAGCCCATCGTGGTGCAGGTGCTTCGAAGAGCTCCACGCACAAAAGTTTTGAATGCCACCCAGGAGTCCCAGCTCGCAGACATGAGCACACAGACGGACATCACCTTCGAGCACATCATGGCCCTGGCAAAACTGCCACCTCCCAGCACACCTGTTGGTGTTCTTGAGCAGTACCTTTTGCCAGAAGG ACATTCCCCAGGACATGAATACTATGACCCAAATGACTTCTTGGAAGGCATGCACCAGGaaatggagagagaggagcttgAATATGAG GAAGTGGACTTGTACCGACTGAACAGTCAGGACAAACTTGGACTCACTCTTTGTTACAGAACTGATGATGAAGATGACACAGGGATCTATGTAAGCGAG atTGACCCCAACAGCATCGCTGCTAAAGATGGTCGAATCAGAGAGGGAGATCGTATTATCCAA ATCAATGGTATAGAGGTGCGGAACAGGGAGGAAGCAGTTGCTCTGCTGACCAGTGAAGAGAGTAAAAATGTGTCTCTTCTTGTGGCCAGGCCTGAAATTCAG CTGGATgaaggatggatggatgatgaCAGGAATGACTTTCTGGATGATTTACACATGGATATGCTGGAACAGCAGCACCACCAGGCCATGCAATTCACTGCCAGCATGCTTCAACAG AAAAAGCATGAGGAAGACGGTGGAACTACAGATACAGCGACAATTTTGTCCAACCAGCACGAGAAGGACAGTGGGGTGGGGCGCACCGACGAAAGTACACGCAACGATGAGAGCTCAGAGCAAGAGAACATGGGAGATGACCAGACCACGTCCTCCAATACCTTAGGGAGCCACAAGAAACTGACCTACAGCCATGACACTCTCGGTAGTGGGGACATGCAGTTCAGCAACGAATCCTTCATATCTGCAGACTGCACAGATGCAGACTTTCTGGGAATCCCTGCAGATGAGTGTGAGAGATTCCGTGAGCTTCTTGAGCTGAAATGTCAAGTGAAGAGCGCCAACCAGTACAGTCTTTACTACAGTACCAGTACAACAGATGTGAACAAAAGTGACCAAGAAAGTGTTGACAAGGAGCTGGAGATGCTGAATGAAGAGCTAAGAAACATTGAGCTGGAGTGCCTCAACATTGTGAGAGCTCACAAGATGCAGCAGCTGAAGGAGCAGTATCGAGAGTCCTGGATGCTACACAACAGCGGTTTCCGAAACTACAACACCAGCATCGACGTTCGCAGGCATGAGCTGTCGGATATAACAGAGCTGCCAGAGAAATCAGATAAGGATAGCTCAAGTGCCTACAATACTGGTGAGAGTTGCAGGAGCACACCTCTAACACTGGAGATGTCCCCTGACAACTCCCTGCGGAGAACAGCAGAGAGCAGCCAGGGCAGTGAGAGGGTGGCTGTCAGTATGACAGGGGCAAATAGTGTGGCTCAGAAGCCTTTGTTGTCCCAAGTGGGAGGTCAGGAGTTAACCTCTGTTAAAGGTCGCACTTCCTCCAAGGATTCAGACTCCAGCAAGCAATCAGAAGGAAAAGATAGGAAAACTGCGGAAGTCAATAAGCCTTCAAAAAGTTCTAGCTCCTGCTTAACCTACCCACACTCTCCTTACAAACATGCTCATATTCCAGCTCATGCCCAGCACTACCAGAGCTACATGCAGCTGATTCAGCAGAAGTCTGCCGTTGAGTATGCCCAGAGTCAAATGAGCCTTGTGAGCATGTGCAGAGACCCCAGCTCACAAAGCACACTGGAGCCCAAGATGGAGTGGAAAGTAAAGGTCAGGAGCGATGGCACACGCTACATTACCAAGAGACCCGTGAGGGACAAGCTCCTCAAGGAGCGGGCAATGAGGATAAAGGAGGAACGAAGCGGCATGACGACAGACGACGACACCATCAGCGAGATGAAGATGGGCCGCTACTGGAGCAAAGAGGAGAGGAAGCAGCACGTTGTGAGAGCGAAGGAGCAGAGGCAGAGGCGGGAGTTCATGAAGCAGAGCAGACTGGACTGTCTGAGGGAGCAAGGAGGTGGAGAGGACAAAAAAGAGTTGAACATCATCGAACTGAGCCAcaaaaaaatgatgaaaaagagaaacaagaaaatatttgacaACTGGATGACGATCCAAGAACTGCTAACTCATGGCACCAGATCCCCTGATGGAACAAGAGTGTACAATTCCCTTTTATCTGTAACCACTGTGTAG